The following coding sequences lie in one Musa acuminata AAA Group cultivar baxijiao chromosome BXJ1-8, Cavendish_Baxijiao_AAA, whole genome shotgun sequence genomic window:
- the LOC135587786 gene encoding uncharacterized protein LOC135587786 has translation MWGRSASFLLDKRLRDQHPSLSSPSSSSPDSTMDLNPNPNHGVSAYYQTRAEHHAIVSSDWLAQAQAAVDREDDTALTERPHASAAVSLSASKPFSVIDEFNYWRKKPDLAEAVAAIMALAAVIRSCEATTMMELEIELKKASDTLKSWDTTSISLSAGCDLFMRYVTRTSAVEYEDFHAAKLRLIERGEKFGEISMKARRTIAMLGQDFVFDGCTILVHGFSRVVLEVLKLAASNRKLFRIFCTEGRPDKTGLRLSKELAALGVPVKLLIDSAVAYAMDEVDMVFVGADGVVESGGIINMMGTYQTALVAHSMNKPVYVAAESYKFARLYPLDQKDLEPALHPIDFGVPIPSGVEVETSARDYTPPQYLTLLFTDLGVLTPSVVSDELIQLYL, from the exons atgtGGGGGCGGTCCGCTTCTTTCCTTCTCGACAAGCGCCTTCGCGACCAACACCCCTccctctcctccccttcttcctcatCTCCCGACTCCACCATGGACCTCAACCCTAATCCTAACCACGGGGTCTCCGCCTACTACCAGACGCGGGCGGAGCATCACGCCATCGTCAGCAGCGACTGGCTCGCCCAGGCCCAGGCCGCCGTCGATCGCGAAGACGATACCGCCCTGACGGAGAGGCCGCACGCCTCTGCCGCCGTCTCGCTCTCTGCCTCGAAACCCTTCAGCGTTATCGACGAGTTCAACTACTGGCGGAAGAAGCCCGACCTCGCTGAAGCCGTCGCCGCCATCATGGCCCTTGCCGCCGTCATCCGCTCCTGCGAGGCTACCACCATGATGGAGCTCGAGATCGAGCTCAAGAAGGCCTCCGACACGCTAAAG TCTTGGGACACAACTTCTATATCATTGTCAGCCGGTTGTGATCTGTTCATGCGATATGTAACCCGAACTTCTGCTGTGGAATATGAGGACTTCCATGCTGCAAAGCTTCGGTTGATTGAACGAGGGGAAAAATTTGGAGAGATCTCCATGAAG GCACGCCGCACAATTGCAATGCTTGGACAGGATTTTGTATTTGATGGTTGCACAATTTTAGTTCATGGTTTTTCAAGAGTAGTATTGGAAGTTTTGAAGCTGGCAGCATCAAATAGAAAACTCTTCAGAATCTTCTGCACAG AGGGCAGACCTGACAAGACAGGCCTTAGATTATCCAAAGAACTTGCAGCACTCGGTGTTCCTGTCAAGCTTCTAATTGATTCTGCAGTGGCTTATGCAATGGATGAGGTTGACATGGTATTTGTTGGAGCTGATGGGGTTGTTGAAAGCGGAGGTATCATCAACATGATGGGAACATATCAAACTGCATTAGTCGCTCATAGCATGAACAAACCTGTTTATGTAGCTGCTGAAAGTTACAAG TTTGCGCGCCTATATCCATTGGACCAGAAGGACCTGGAACCTGCACTTCACCCGATAGACTTTGGTGTTCCCATCCCATCAGGGGTTGAGGTTGAAACATCTGCGAGGGATTACACCCCACCTCAGTACCTCACGCTGCTTTTCACTGATCTCGGTGTTCTTACACCTTCCGTTGTGAGTGATGAGCTTATTCAACTCTACCTCTAA
- the LOC135589085 gene encoding RING-H2 finger protein ATL3-like: MSGTVQSMGGVGRLSLTTATGIMVAAVIAFLLLFVLAFFMYLRAKHCWGAIPVSRGAPASLASAPRLRGLEVPAVAALPSVLIRFGGLKDGAECAVCLCELSEGDAARLLPKCGHAFHVECIDMWFLSHSTCPLCRSSVDPEVADRDARSSESSPDSAANVLLCASDDQVNGPSSLASSSTLSSSSSSSSSSSEEASVIEIPRRAVDGFQTPNSPLPVRRLPEEETRSPTAPTSRSQGCSTGTSSRMAAACCRTYASLSLSKV; this comes from the coding sequence ATGTCCGGAACAGTGCAGTCGATGGGCGGCGTCGGCCGGTTGTCCCTGACGACGGCCACCGGGATCATGGTCGCCGCGGTCATCGCCTTTTTACTGCTCTTTGTCCTCGCCTTCTTCATGTACCTCCGCGCCAAGCACTGCTGGGGCGCCATCCCGGTCTCCCGCGGCGCCCCTGCCTCCTTGGCCTCCGCCCCGCGGCTGCGCGGCCTCGAAGTTCCCGCCGTCGCCGCGCTCCCTTcggtgctgatccgcttcgggggCTTGAAGGATGGCGCCGAGTGCGCGGTCTGCCTCTGCGAGCTGTCGGAAGGCGACGCCGCGCGGCTGCTGCCCAAGTGCGGCCACGCCTTCCATGTCGAGTGCATCGACATGTGGTTCCTATCCCACTCCACCTGTCCGCTCTGCCGCAGCTCGGTGGATCCCGAGGTTGCCGATCGCGACGCTCGCTCATCGGAATCATCGCCGGATTCTGCGGCGAATGTGCTGCTTTGTGCCTCGGACGATCAGGTTAATGGCCCAAGTTCTCTCGCGAGCTCCAGCACtttgagctcttcttcttcttcttcttcttcttcttcagaggAAGCATCGGTGATCGAGATACCGAGGAGAGCGGTGGACGGGTTCCAAACTCCGAATTCGCCATTGCCCGTAAGAAGGCTCCCAGAGGAAGAGACCAGATCGCCCACAGCACCAACGTCGAGATCGCAGGGATGTTCTACGGGGACGAGTTCACGAATGGCTGCCGCGTGTTGCAGAACGTATGCTTCACTGAGTCTGTCGAAGGTTTAG
- the LOC135589086 gene encoding DNA repair protein RAD51 homolog: MAAAAQRHQKMAEDQDEAEDIQHGPFPIEHLQTSGIAAIDVKKLKDAGLCTVESVVYSPRKDLLQIKGISEAKVDKIIEAASKLVPLGFTSASQLHAQRLEIIQITSGARELDKILEGGIETGSITEIYGEFRCGKTQLCHTLCVTCQLPLDQGGGEGKALYIDAEGTFRPQRLLQIAERFGLNGADVLENVAYARAYNTDHQSRLLLEAASMMVEARFALMIVDSATALYRTDFSGRGELSARQMHLAKFLRSLQKLADEFGVAVVITNQVVAQVDGSAIFAGPQIKPIGGNIMAHASTTRLALRKGRGEERICKVISSPCLAEAEARFQISPEGVTDVKD, translated from the exons atggcggcggcggcgcagaggCACCAGAAGATGGCGGAGGATCAAGATGAGGCCGAGGACATCCAGCACGGACCTTTCCCCATCGAGCACCTTCAG ACATCTGGGATTGCTGCTATAGATGTTAAGAAGCTAAAAGATGCTGGGCTCTGTACTGTGGAATCTGTTGTATATTCACCGAGGAAGGATCTTCTGCAAATTAAAGGGATCAGTGAAGCAAAGGTTGACAAGATAATTGAAGCAG CTTCAAAGTTGGTACCACTTGGCTTTACCAGCGCAAGCCAACTTCACGCTCAGCGGCTTGAAATAATTCAGATCACATCTGGAGCAAGGGAACTTGATAAGATCTTGGAGG GAGGTATTGAAACTGGATCTATTACTGAAATATATGGTGAATTCCGCTGTGGTAAAACTCAGTTGTGTCACACACTCTGTGTCACTTGTCAG CTCCCGTTGGATCAAGGTGGCGGTGAAGGAAAGGCACTATATATTGATGCTGAGGGTACCTTCAGGCCACAAAGACTCCTCCAAATTGCAGAGAG GTTTGGACTAAATGGTGCTGATGTTCTGGAAAATGTAGCTTATGCTAGAGCATATAATACTGATCATCAGTCAAGATTGTTGCTGGAAGCAGCTTCAATGATGGTTGAGGCAAG GTTTGCTCTTATGATAGTAGACAGTGCTACAGCTCTTTACAGAACAGATTTTTCCGGAAGAGGAGAATTGTCAGCTAGGCAAATGCATCTGGCAAAGTTTCTTAGGAGCCTTCAGAAGTTGGCTGACGAA TTTGGTGTAGCTGTGGTCATTACGAATCAAGTTGTTGCACAAGTGGATGGATCTGCAATATTTGCTGGGCCACAAATCAAACCCATCGGTGGAAACATCATGGCACATGCTTCTACAACAAG GCTTGCCCTACGCAAGGGAAGGGGAGAAGAGCGCATTTGCAAAGTTATTAGTTCCCCATGTTTGGCTGAGGCTGAAGCAAGATTTCAGATATCTCCTGAGGGTGTCACGGATGTAAAAGATTGA